The following are from one region of the Staphylococcus schleiferi genome:
- a CDS encoding IucA/IucC family protein, with amino-acid sequence MTTIHHLNADQNIQYRILVACIKERLFPEQTAVQYEKDKLVIQLHQHILHVACVAKSMLFQFELEGPIYEKVNHEDVEIQTVEELLAILEGKFGIEFHEQLVKELLHSRLGLELSYQQLRQRQSMMRHSLKFSRMPESLNFIAWLNHINDDSDFSALGYTEGMVWNGHPSHPLTKTKLPLTVDEIQKYAPEFMKVIPLKIVLVHQSILKFTSMTDQEDFVLREIIPDMESQLRQWMQMYQSSLDEYRVMFVHPWQYENVITEKFGRWIAEHLVIPTPFTVDSKATLSFRTMRLLKYPFHIKLPMNVQATSAVRTVSTVTTVDGPKLSYQLQDMLDIYPTLTIAAEPYGAYIDVEADLARQFAMIVRYAIEDKKQNHTQIVTAALTQINPVDGQIVIDSLIEYLYGEISEDTIIQFMTQYMRAFIPPLIGYIQKYGIALEAHQQNTVLQIDKDTHALSFIVRDLGGSRIEPQTLKQTVPELTVTNQSLITENIDEVIAKFQHAVIQNQLGTVIHHFHHRHGINEKVLYNVAGEIIENAITPNLNHAQALKRLLFGKKMTVKALLNMRMEQKVKQYVQIDIDNPLEREM; translated from the coding sequence ATGACAACCATTCATCATCTAAATGCTGATCAAAATATACAATATCGTATTCTCGTTGCATGTATCAAAGAGCGGCTATTCCCTGAACAAACAGCAGTTCAATACGAAAAAGATAAACTTGTGATTCAGTTGCACCAACACATTTTACATGTTGCGTGTGTCGCGAAAAGTATGCTTTTTCAATTTGAATTAGAGGGACCGATTTATGAGAAAGTGAATCATGAAGACGTAGAGATTCAAACGGTTGAAGAATTGTTAGCAATACTTGAAGGCAAATTTGGTATTGAATTTCATGAACAGTTAGTAAAGGAATTATTACATAGTCGTCTTGGACTTGAATTGAGTTACCAACAGCTAAGACAACGCCAAAGTATGATGCGTCATTCTTTGAAATTTTCACGAATGCCAGAATCACTTAATTTTATTGCATGGCTAAACCATATTAATGATGACTCTGATTTTTCAGCTTTAGGTTATACAGAGGGGATGGTTTGGAACGGCCATCCTTCACATCCTTTAACGAAAACAAAATTACCACTTACTGTTGATGAAATTCAAAAGTATGCGCCTGAGTTTATGAAAGTCATTCCTTTAAAAATTGTACTTGTCCATCAAAGTATTTTAAAATTTACGTCAATGACAGATCAAGAAGATTTTGTACTCAGAGAAATTATTCCAGATATGGAAAGTCAATTGAGACAATGGATGCAAATGTATCAGTCATCTTTAGATGAATATCGGGTGATGTTTGTACATCCGTGGCAATATGAGAATGTGATTACTGAAAAGTTTGGTCGATGGATTGCTGAACATCTCGTTATCCCAACTCCTTTTACTGTAGATTCAAAAGCGACGTTGTCATTTCGAACAATGAGATTGCTCAAATATCCGTTTCATATTAAATTGCCTATGAATGTTCAAGCGACAAGTGCTGTCCGTACAGTATCAACAGTGACAACAGTAGATGGTCCAAAATTAAGTTATCAACTTCAAGATATGTTGGACATTTATCCAACATTAACGATTGCTGCTGAACCTTATGGTGCGTATATAGATGTTGAAGCGGATCTTGCACGCCAATTTGCGATGATTGTGAGATACGCAATAGAGGATAAAAAACAAAATCATACACAGATTGTTACAGCGGCTTTGACACAAATCAATCCCGTTGATGGTCAAATCGTGATCGATAGTTTGATTGAATACTTATACGGTGAAATCAGCGAAGATACAATCATACAGTTTATGACACAATATATGCGTGCATTCATCCCACCACTTATCGGCTATATTCAAAAATACGGCATTGCTTTAGAAGCGCATCAACAAAATACGGTTTTACAAATCGATAAGGATACACATGCATTGTCATTTATTGTGCGTGACTTAGGAGGTTCTCGTATTGAACCTCAAACATTAAAACAAACGGTCCCAGAGTTGACTGTAACAAACCAAAGTTTAATCACAGAAAATATAGATGAAGTCATCGCTAAATTTCAGCATGCAGTTATTCAAAATCAACTCGGTACAGTAATCCATCACTTCCATCATCGACATGGAATCAATGAGAAGGTACTTTACAACGTTGCCGGTGAAATCATTGAAAATGCGATAACACCGAATTTAAATCATGCGCAAGCGCTAAAAAGATTATTATTTGGTAAGAAAATGACGGTTAAAGCGTTACTAAATATGAGAATGGAACAAAAAGTGAAGCAATATGTGCAAATAGATATTGATAATCCGCTAGAAAGAGAGATGTAG
- a CDS encoding alanine racemase encodes MPQLHVNLSKIKYNAMALQHMLSEQGVRMIPVTKCVGGDIKVREMLRDMGFSTLAESRLSKMTHHQKQPTQQDMMIKGALPHEIEDVVVKSQVSIQTEFSTIQALNDMAVQKGVKHAIYLMVDWKDGREGALTYEVVHLVKKIVKLKGIYLKGLAFNFMCFRPIQPTEEDIVYMNYFIESVERDTGVRFNSISGGNSSLLTLAMYTDLGRINELRIGEALFRGYETSYNMRLPYLYDDAILLSGRILEIKPRLDIEKRQAYMQAIVDVGQLDTVIDGIQPIESHLKIVGSSSDALMIDLGHSDYYQLGNEITFQLNYSALAQSMHMPHIPKNYIEDKGIEQLINGFVEIKKNNFIKQS; translated from the coding sequence ATGCCACAACTTCATGTTAATTTAAGTAAAATCAAATATAATGCAATGGCATTACAACACATGCTTTCAGAACAAGGTGTTCGAATGATTCCTGTAACGAAATGTGTAGGTGGAGATATCAAGGTTCGAGAAATGTTACGTGACATGGGCTTTAGCACACTTGCTGAGTCTCGACTCTCCAAAATGACACATCATCAAAAACAACCGACGCAACAAGATATGATGATTAAAGGCGCTTTGCCACATGAGATTGAAGATGTGGTCGTGAAAAGTCAAGTGAGTATTCAAACAGAATTTTCAACGATTCAAGCATTGAATGATATGGCCGTCCAAAAAGGGGTTAAGCATGCGATTTATTTAATGGTTGATTGGAAAGACGGCAGAGAAGGTGCATTGACATATGAAGTCGTGCATCTTGTTAAAAAAATTGTCAAACTCAAAGGTATATATCTGAAAGGCTTGGCATTTAATTTTATGTGTTTTCGACCCATCCAACCGACAGAAGAAGATATCGTTTATATGAATTATTTTATAGAATCGGTTGAACGTGATACAGGCGTTCGTTTTAACTCTATTTCAGGAGGCAATTCTAGTCTGTTGACTTTAGCGATGTACACGGACTTGGGCAGAATTAATGAACTTAGAATCGGTGAGGCGTTATTTAGAGGATACGAGACTTCCTACAACATGCGTTTACCTTACTTGTATGACGATGCAATTTTATTGAGTGGAAGGATTTTAGAAATTAAACCGCGCTTAGATATTGAAAAGCGACAAGCTTATATGCAGGCTATCGTCGACGTTGGACAACTTGATACAGTCATTGATGGTATCCAACCTATCGAATCCCATTTGAAAATTGTTGGAAGCTCAAGTGATGCTCTAATGATTGATCTAGGTCACTCGGATTATTATCAATTAGGTAATGAAATTACTTTCCAATTAAACTATTCAGCTTTAGCTCAAAGTATGCATATGCCACATATACCGAAAAATTATATTGAAGATAAAGGCATTGAACAACTCATTAATGGATTTGTAGAAATAAAAAAGAATAATTTTATAAAACAGAGTTGA
- a CDS encoding ABC transporter substrate-binding protein translates to MKMKKWMGFLAIVAIMLLVAACGNVSDSGKSDSKNDTQSNGKSVEIKHAGGTTKIDKKPKKVVALEYSFVDALVALGVKPVGIADDGKKKNIIEPIRDKVGDYKSVGSRKQPNLEVISELKPDLIIADSNRHKNNYEQLSKIAPTILLPSLDSDYKDNIEAFKTIGKALSEKDKADQRLKEHEEKIDKYKKEITMDKSKKVLPAVISQSGFLAHSDQSYVGQFLHDLGFKEALIKEVADQLPEYLNAPYLNMNSEQLSDVNPQRMFIMVNGENDPHLAKMKKDPVWNEIDAVKNDRVHVVDRQTWAKFRGLISSEEIAKELVEISKKEKK, encoded by the coding sequence GTGAAGATGAAGAAATGGATGGGATTTTTAGCAATCGTGGCAATCATGCTTCTTGTTGCAGCATGTGGGAATGTCAGTGATTCTGGCAAGTCAGATTCTAAAAATGACACACAATCAAATGGGAAAAGTGTAGAAATTAAACATGCGGGTGGCACAACTAAAATTGATAAAAAACCTAAAAAAGTGGTTGCTTTAGAATATTCTTTTGTTGATGCGCTTGTTGCATTAGGTGTTAAACCTGTAGGTATTGCGGACGATGGTAAGAAGAAAAATATCATCGAACCTATTCGTGATAAAGTAGGCGACTATAAATCAGTAGGTTCACGTAAACAACCGAACTTAGAAGTGATTAGTGAGTTGAAACCGGACTTAATTATTGCAGATAGTAACAGACATAAAAACAACTACGAACAATTAAGCAAAATTGCACCGACAATTTTATTACCAAGTTTAGACTCAGACTATAAAGATAACATCGAAGCGTTTAAAACAATCGGTAAAGCTTTATCAGAAAAAGACAAAGCAGATCAACGTTTAAAAGAGCATGAAGAAAAAATTGATAAATACAAAAAAGAAATTACAATGGATAAAAGTAAGAAAGTTTTACCAGCTGTAATTTCTCAATCAGGTTTCTTAGCACATTCTGACCAATCTTACGTAGGTCAATTCTTACATGATTTAGGTTTTAAAGAAGCTTTAATAAAAGAAGTAGCTGATCAATTACCTGAATACTTAAATGCACCATACTTAAATATGAACTCAGAACAACTTTCTGATGTTAACCCACAACGTATGTTTATCATGGTTAACGGTGAAAACGATCCACACTTAGCGAAAATGAAAAAAGATCCAGTATGGAATGAAATCGATGCTGTTAAAAACGATCGCGTTCACGTTGTAGATCGTCAAACATGGGCTAAGTTTAGAGGTCTCATTTCTTCTGAAGAAATTGCTAAAGAATTAGTAGAAATTTCGAAAAAAGAGAAAAAATAA
- a CDS encoding FecCD family ABC transporter permease, with translation MSKFNQKIYDGHHQRRRTTLTFIVSVCFLIFAIYLNLAIGSSKISFQSLIDYFFHLKSTKETFLLHSVRMPRLIAGILIGAALGVAGVLMQAITRNPLASPQIFGVNAGASFTVVLITVLVPSLASNTIVFAFVGAFIGGLAVYTLADTTKGMTPIKLALAGMTIHLFFTSLTQGIILLNEDATTTVMFWLVGALHTIKWPQIFQSLPWIVSGLIAALLLARQLAILDLGDQLATGLGQNTKLIRALSGLIVIVLAGASVSIAGPIGFVGLIVPHIVKHYLNRNYFLIITLSMIMGANLLLISDVISRLITFPFESPVGIVTSFVGALYFLWITMRGVKAR, from the coding sequence ATGTCAAAATTCAATCAAAAAATTTATGATGGACATCACCAGAGAAGACGCACTACGCTTACTTTTATTGTAAGCGTGTGCTTTCTTATTTTTGCAATTTATTTAAATCTTGCAATTGGTTCATCAAAAATTTCATTTCAATCACTTATCGATTATTTCTTTCATCTAAAGTCAACGAAAGAAACATTTTTATTACATAGTGTTCGTATGCCGCGATTAATTGCAGGTATTTTAATTGGAGCTGCGCTCGGTGTAGCCGGTGTTTTAATGCAAGCGATTACTAGAAACCCATTGGCATCACCTCAAATTTTTGGTGTAAATGCGGGTGCATCATTTACTGTTGTATTAATTACAGTTTTAGTCCCAAGTTTAGCAAGCAACACGATAGTATTTGCATTTGTAGGAGCTTTTATTGGTGGTTTAGCGGTATATACCTTAGCGGATACAACTAAAGGGATGACACCGATAAAACTGGCACTTGCGGGGATGACCATTCATTTATTTTTCACAAGTCTGACGCAAGGTATTATTTTATTAAATGAAGATGCGACTACGACGGTAATGTTTTGGCTTGTTGGTGCACTGCATACGATTAAATGGCCACAAATATTTCAAAGCTTACCTTGGATTGTAAGTGGTTTAATTGCTGCATTACTGCTCGCACGTCAGTTGGCGATTTTAGATTTAGGAGACCAGTTGGCGACAGGCCTTGGGCAAAATACGAAATTAATTCGTGCTTTATCTGGATTGATTGTCATTGTTCTTGCAGGGGCTAGTGTATCCATTGCTGGACCTATTGGTTTTGTGGGCTTAATTGTTCCTCACATCGTGAAGCACTATCTCAATCGCAATTACTTTTTGATCATTACGTTATCAATGATTATGGGAGCGAACTTGCTTCTGATTTCAGATGTAATCAGTCGACTTATCACTTTTCCATTTGAATCTCCAGTCGGTATTGTGACATCATTTGTTGGTGCATTGTACTTCTTATGGATCACAATGAGAGGAGTGAAAGCGCGATGA